TTCATCGGTTTATATTTCTTTATATACTTTACTCCAAAGTTCACCATGATCATCAAGTTTAAATGATTTATCAATCACGTCCAATGATATCGTTGGTACATACATATAAAGTTTCCCAGGGTATTGATTATAATGATATTGAATTGGCAGTTGTCTTAACTTCGATAACCCGTATTTTTTTACATCATTTAGTACAATTTTATTGATCGGCACTGGATGTTCGACAAGGTTAGTGCACGATTTAAGAGGTTCAAATGTATTAATACGATATTCATTCGTAATGACATAGAATTCATCATAATCATCAAATATTTCAGTTGAATTGTCTTCTTTATCGTTAAGTACCGTGGACAATTCAATATTTTGAACTCGCTCATGATCACTTTCTTGTATCCCTTTTGAATTATATCTCCTCGGTTTATCTAGATTGATTGAATAATTCAATCCATAAAAGATATCACAATTGTAAGTTGGAAATCCTGGCTTCACAATATATTGCTCATCTTCTACGGTCAAGTGACCATTTGAGAATTCCATCCATTCTTTCAATTGTTTTTTATTCACTTTTACAACTGCTAAATTGTTTTCATGCTTATATAGATTAATTGCATCTAACATCGTCAATGTTGGTGGTGTCATATGGATGAAATCTTTTATCCCATCACGTCCACCTTTGAATAGAGCTTGAGATGATATGACTGGAATATCTTTATCTAGAATGTCTAACATTTCATTCACATATCGATATGTTGCTTTCGCAATCGTAAATGTTGTTTCATTCGGTGTGATTTGATGTGTGTAACTCATGACTGGCTCTTCTATTTGTGTTACCGGTTCATCAACGTATTGTAGTAAAACTTCATGTAATCGCAACACATCATGAGGAATATCAGTTCCTTCATGATCACTCATAATGTGCTCAGTAAATTGGTCTCTAATCATATATCGATCGGTTGTAGCATCATACGAAACATCGAAGTTAAGTACACCGATAGAACGTCCTGATGACAATGGTTGAACAGCCAGTGTGTTGTGAATTAAAGATTTATCATTGTCCACTTCGTCTAACCCATCATAATATAACCCGGGAAATTGTTCGTGTGTATGACCAAAAACAATCCCATCCAAATATTCATCCTTTGCAATTAAATGGGCTTGATTTTCATGATGAATATCTTCCTTTAAGTTTAATTGCATACCCGTATGTGCTAAACACACGACGAGATCACATTGATGTTGTTCTTTTAATTGCTTGCTCATGTTCTGACTACATTGATACATACTTTCAACATTTAATATGCCTTCCAAATTAAATTTGTCCCAATTCAATATTTGTTCTGGGACAACACTATATATACCAATCTTCAATGGTCTTGTCGATTCATCTACTTGAAGAGAACGAATAACATACGGAGTCGTAAAATGTTCATTTGTTTGTTCATATGTCACATTTGAATTGACGACAGTCGCATTTAAGTGATTCATCGTATATTGTAAATAATCAAGACCATAATTGAACTCATGATTCCCTAAAGCTATAACGTCATAACCAACTTTATTCATATATTGAATCAACTCATTTGGTGAGTCTTGGTCATCTTTTTTAAAATGGTCAAAGCTCATATTACCGATGATATCCCCTTGTAGAAAGTCTCCATTATCCAATAGTAAAGACTTCTCTTTATCGCGTTCCTTTATTTGATCCATTAATACAGATAACCCTTCTTTTGTCACTTGCTTAAAACGATAATCATAATTCGGAATGCCATTATGGACATCGGATGTCGCAAAACATTGGATGATTGTCATAAAAGTGTATCACTCCATATCTAAAAATTCTTCTTGTTCTTCCACATTGGTATCGACATGCCCTTCAATATTTGTAAATACTTCTATATGTTGCTTTAAATTTACAAAGTGGGCAGGGGCATTTCCACCAAATTCTCCATCGATATTTAATTGAACCGTTTCACCACTCGTCACACGAACTTCACGTGCTTTCTTATAATGAACTTTTGGATGATGGATATGTTCTCCTCTAGTTGTTAATGTAATAATATGAGCAAGTTCAGCTAGTGATACTTCTTCTAAAAACATAAATGCAAAATATCCATCATCAAATTCTGAGTCAGGTGCAATCTTATCAAAGCCACCGATAGAATTTGTTAATCCGAGTAAAAATAACATGACCTTACCTTCATAGACTTCATCATCGTATTCCAATCGCATATCAATGGCAGATAAATTCGGTAACATTTCTATCCCTTTAACATAATAAGCAACCGGACCGAGTAATGTTTTCAACCTGCTTGGTGCTTCATAAGATACTTCTGTAATCTTTCCGCCACCAGCAATATTCATAAAGTATCGATTGTTCATCTTACCGATATCTAATTTAGTAGGTGTGTTATTTGTAATCACATCAATGGCTTGTTGGATATTTTTCTTAATGCCTAATGCTTTACCATAATCATTTACAGTCCCCATAGGAATAATACCGAGTTTTGGCTTTACTTCAAAGTCAGCGATACCGTTGATGACTTCATTGACAGTACCATCACCACCCGCTGCTATCACTAAATCGAAACCATCTTTAGCTGCATACTGAGCTGCGAGTGTTGCATCTCCTTCTGCAGTCGTTGCATGAGCACTCGTAATATATCCGGCTTGCTCTAACTGAATTAAACAGTCAGGCAATTGCTTTTTAAATAATTCTCTTCCTGAAGTCGGATTATATATAATCCTTGCACGTTTTTTCATGATTAATCCCCTTTCTTTCTTTTATCCACTTTTTTCATACTGAATACTAAATATATTGCGATAACAAATACTGAAATTTTTAATATTTGAACGATCGTAGTATCCATCTTCGAATGAAATAAAATTAGAATAATTAGTAATAAAATATTAAGCAAATATAGTACACTGTTAATTCTCATGAAAGTTTCCTCTTTTTTTGAACTATAAATAGTTATACATGTTATATTATAAAGTATCACAATAAATTGTTAAACTTATCTATATTAATTGTGCGATTTATTCTATATTTTGTTAAAATAATATTGATTAAATAAATTTAGGAGTAAAAAAATATGATTTATAGATTACCTCTATTATTATACGCAATTATTATTGGTGCAATTATTGTAGGCGGATTCTTGCTTTGGCAAGATAAAGTGCAATTAGATGATCAAAAAATTGTGAATGACTTTAAAGCACAAGCACAAAATGACCCTGCAGTGAAAAAACAAAAGGAACTTGAAAACTTTGAATTGAAGCCTAAGGAAGCTAATACTGCATATAAAAAAGCAATTAAAGATGATAAAGAATTTAACATAACATTCGTCACGAATAACAAATTACAAAATGAAGATGGTTCGAAATTAGTTAGTGAACAATTAGAACAACAATTCAATGAGCGTATAAAAATTCATGAAGTGATGCTTGAAGGAGATTCAAGCCAATTGAATGATGAAGAAGTTCGTTCTACAATCTATGAAGAAGATATGGATATGTTGCTCATTGATTCATTTCTATTAAATGATTATTTACAAGGGGTTTCGACAGACAATCATCGTTTAAATATCGGCAGATTATATGTCGATGCATATAACAATCAAGAAGTACCAGTGTATATTGTCGGTCAACGTCTGGCAGCGGATAATGTTTATAATGAAATATTAGCGAGTGAAGAAGATTTCTTCGAATCGAACGACTATGAATATATCGATCAATATTCGGAATGGGAATCATTAACGAATTATGATGAATACGTCAATGGTGACGGAACACTGACAGAAAAAGGAACAGAATTTTGGGCGAATAATATTTATGATTACTTTGTGAAAGATTAGTATTAACGCTATCATCTGGTAATCAGAGTATTTCTCTTTTACTCTGATTACGAAACAAAAACAAAGGTAGACCTCTATTAATTAAGAGGTCTACCTTTTCTTCATTATAACTTCTCATTGAAAATTTGAATCTTATGTTCATTTCGTTCTTCTTGTATTAACGTTTGATATTCTTTAGATACATGGAAATTCACTTCATCTTTTTTGGCATCTTTTTTATCAGCTTTATACATCTTTTTTAACTCTTCAATCACACGATCTTTCATCAAATCTTGTTCGATATATCTTTCTAACTTTTTATCATAATTTTCACCGGCAATTTCTGCTGCCTTCTATAATACCGACTATAGTCCATGCGATTAAAATCACAGTATTTTTCAAAACAAAAAACTAGATGGATATCCATCTAGTTCATTGTTCTAATATTTTGTGCTCTCGTATTCAGAGTATTTGCCGTTTACTCTGAATATCAGACGAATTCTTGCCTTTTTATCCCCTGTATTCAGAGTATTTGCCGTTTACTCTGAATATCAGACGAATTCTTGTCTTTTTTCACCCCGTATTCAGAGTATTTGTCGTTTACTCTGAATACGAGCATGAGAGCGATCTAACGTTTGTTGATTTCTTCCATTAAAATCTTATTTACCAACGGTGGGTTTGCTTGTCCTTTTGATTTCTTCATAATTTGACCCACTAAGAACCCTATCGCTTTATCTTTACCATTTTTGAAATCTTCGATTGATTGAGGATTTTCATCTAAAGCCTCTGTTACAAATTGAGTCAATGTCCCAACATCCGAAATTTGCTCCATTCCTAAATCTTTTACGATCTTTTTAGGAGAATCCCCAGACTTAGCAGTTTCTTGGAATACTTTCTTCGCTTGCTTACTTGAAATCGCTTGATCATCAACAAGCTGTAACAATTCGACTAAATTGCTTGGTTTAATGTTAGAATTAGCTAATTCCATTTGCTCTTTATTCAAGTATTCATTCACATTACCCATTAAGTAATTCGATGCACTCTTCGCATTTGCACCGAGCGCTACCATTTCATCAAAGAAATCAGACATTTCTTTCGTTAACGTCAATACTTTAGCATCGTATGCTGGTAATCCTAGTTCGTTAATGTATTTATCTTTTCGTTCATCAGGTAACATTGGGATTGTTTCTCTTACTGCATTCTTCCATTCGTCATCGATATATAACGGAACGAGATCTGGCTCTGGGAAGTAACGATAATCATCAGCACCTTCTTTTACACGCATTAATACCGTTTGACCCGTAGATTCATCGAATCGTCTCGTTTCTTGGAGGATTTCCCCGCCTCCAAGTAATACTTGACGTTGTCTCTTCTCTTCAAATTCTAACCCTTTTTTAACAAAAGAGAATGAGTTCAAGTTTTTGAGCTCTGTCTTCGTACCAAATTCGTCTTGACCATACGGTCTAATCGAAATATTCGCATCACATCTTAAGGAACCTTGCTCCATCTTACAATCTGACACTCCGGTATATTGAATGATGGACTTCAATTTCTCTAGATAAGCATAAGCTTCATCAGGTGTTCTTATATCTGGTTCAGATACGATTTCGATCAAAGGTGTTCCTTGACGGTTAATATCGACAAGTGAATACCCTGACTTATGTGTTGATTTCCCGGCATCCTCTTCTAAATGTAGCCTTGTAATCCCGATTGTTTTCTTCTGACCATCGACTTCAATTTCAATTGATCCATGTTCACCGAGTGGCTGGTCGAATTGAGAGATTTGATATGCTTTCGGGTTATCTGGGTAAAAATAATTTTTACGATCAAATTTAGAGTGCGTTGCGATATCCATATTTAACGCCATCGCTGCTCTCATCCCAAAATCTATCGCTCTTTTATTCACGACGGGTAAAACACCTGGATACCCTAAGTCGATTGGATTTGTGTTCGTATTTGGTTCAGCTCCAAAATGTGCAGGTGAAGGAGAGAACATTTTCGAATCTGTCTTTAATTCAACGTGAACCTCTAATCCGATTACTGTTTCAAAATTCATGTAAACTCCTCCTATTGATTCAATTTCTTATAGTGATCATGTAAATTAAATTGCGTCTCAAATGCATGTGCTACTTGATATATTGTAGATTCATCAAATGCTTTACCGATGATTTGTAATCCAATCGGTCTGTCATTTTCTGATAATCCCGATGGAATACTAATCGCTGGAAGACCTGCTAAATTGACTGGAATGGTCAATAAATCATTTGCATACATCGTTAAATTATCTTCTACTTGTTCACCTAAATCAAAGGCAGGTGTTGGAGCGGTTGGACCTACAATAATATCGTATTCATTAAATACTTTATCGAAATCTTCTTTGATTAACGTTCTAATTTTTTGAGCCTTCGTATAATATGCATCAAAATGTCCTGCACTTAATGAATAAGTACCGAGCATAATACGACGCTTCACTTCGTCACCGAATCCTATTGAACGCGTCTTTTTGTATAATTCTTCTAATGATTCAACACCTTCTGCTTGATACCCATAATGGATACCATCAAAGCGCGCAAGGTTAGAACTTGCTTCAGATGATGCGAGAATATAGTACGCCGGCAATCCATATTTAGAGTGTGGTAATGATACTTCATCTACTGTTGCACCAAGTGATTTAAATGTTTCAAGGGCATCTTGAATATTTGCTTTTACTTCATCAGAGACCCCTTCGCCTAAATATTCTTTTGGTACCGCTATTTTTAAGTTTTTAATATCTTGACCGATTTTTTGTGTGAAATCAGGGACCTCGACATTGGCGCTTGTTGAATCATGCTTATCATATCCACTAATTGCATTTAATACATATGCATTATCTTTCACCGAACGAGTCATTGGTCCAATTTGATCAAGAGATGATGCAAATGCAACGAGTCCAAAACGAGATACTCGTCCATACGTTGGCTTCATTCCTACGATGCCGCAATATGCTGCAGGTTGTCTTACTGACCCTCCAGTATCTGATCCTAGTGAATAAGGGACTAGTGATTTTGCAACCGCCGCTGCTGAACCACCAGATGAACCACCAGGTACTGCTTTATGGTCAAATGGATTTACAGTTTTCTTATAGTATGAAGTCTCCGTTGAACCACCCATCGCAAATTCATCTAAATTTAATTTCCCAAGATTAACAGCATTTACCTCATTTAATTTGTTCATGACTGTTGCGTCATAGACAGGGATAAAGCCTTCCAATATTTTACTTGCACATGTCGTTTCGATATTTTTAGTGACGATATTATCTTTAATTCCGGCCGGAATACCGAATAATGGATTCGTCACTTTACCTTCAGATTGTAGTTCATCTAACGCTTTAGCTGCTTCAAGCGCTTTGTCTTTATTCACGTACAAAAATGAATTGATCGTTTGATCATCTTGCTCAATTGCATCAAGAAAAACTGACGTTAATTCTGAAACAGTCACTTCTTGATTGACTAATTTTTCATGTAATTGTTCTATAGAATCGTAACGCATCATATATCACTCCTTAGTTAAAAAATTATTCGCTATCATTCATGACTTGTGGTACTTTAAATTGTCCATCTATTGTTGAATGCGCATTAGATAAAGCATCTTCTTGACTTAACGGATCTACAACCGCATCATCACGAAATACATTCACTAAATCTAATACATGATACGTTGGTTTGACACCTTCAGTATCGACTTCATCTAATTGATCAGCAAAACTCATAATTTTTTCTAACTGTTCACTGAATTTTTCTGCATCTTGGTCATTAATTTCAATTTTTGATAAATGAGCAACATGTTTCACTTGCTCCTTATTTATATGCTCCATGTCAATCCTCCTCTATGGAAATGTCAATCGTATTAAATTTTATCAAAATTAGCTTAAAAATGCTATCGAACTCAGTTGAAATACTGAATCAAAATGTTAGATTCAATACTAACATTTTCATTTTTCGTAGATATATTAGCGTTTAATGGTTATTGATATTAAAGCTTAAATATTCAGATTATTAGTTCTCAACTATTGGTACAATAGTAAATATCCTCGAAACCATTGAGAATACTGAATAAAATTAGGTCAACTAACTTGATTATTCTTAGTCATTTATGTACTCTTAAATATAGGAGGCGATAAAATGATATTAAATTCAGCTCAATTTACGTTTACAGCTGGATGGGAAGAATACTTAATGATGGTATTGTATTTCCTTGTTTTAATTGGTATTGGTATTTATGCATATAAACAATCTACAGCTAATTTAGATGAATATATGCTTGGTGGTCGTAACATTGGACCATATGTAACAGCATTATCTGCTGGTGCATCTGACATGAGTGGTTGGATGCTAATGGGATTACCTGGAGCGATGTATGCAACAGGACTAGCATCTGGTTGGATTGCAATCGGATTAACAGTCGGAGCTTATATTAACTACTTCGTAGTCGCACCAAAA
The DNA window shown above is from Abyssicoccus albus and carries:
- a CDS encoding diacylglycerol kinase, producing the protein MKKRARIIYNPTSGRELFKKQLPDCLIQLEQAGYITSAHATTAEGDATLAAQYAAKDGFDLVIAAGGDGTVNEVINGIADFEVKPKLGIIPMGTVNDYGKALGIKKNIQQAIDVITNNTPTKLDIGKMNNRYFMNIAGGGKITEVSYEAPSRLKTLLGPVAYYVKGIEMLPNLSAIDMRLEYDDEVYEGKVMLFLLGLTNSIGGFDKIAPDSEFDDGYFAFMFLEEVSLAELAHIITLTTRGEHIHHPKVHYKKAREVRVTSGETVQLNIDGEFGGNAPAHFVNLKQHIEVFTNIEGHVDTNVEEQEEFLDME
- the gatB gene encoding Asp-tRNA(Asn)/Glu-tRNA(Gln) amidotransferase subunit GatB, whose product is MNFETVIGLEVHVELKTDSKMFSPSPAHFGAEPNTNTNPIDLGYPGVLPVVNKRAIDFGMRAAMALNMDIATHSKFDRKNYFYPDNPKAYQISQFDQPLGEHGSIEIEVDGQKKTIGITRLHLEEDAGKSTHKSGYSLVDINRQGTPLIEIVSEPDIRTPDEAYAYLEKLKSIIQYTGVSDCKMEQGSLRCDANISIRPYGQDEFGTKTELKNLNSFSFVKKGLEFEEKRQRQVLLGGGEILQETRRFDESTGQTVLMRVKEGADDYRYFPEPDLVPLYIDDEWKNAVRETIPMLPDERKDKYINELGLPAYDAKVLTLTKEMSDFFDEMVALGANAKSASNYLMGNVNEYLNKEQMELANSNIKPSNLVELLQLVDDQAISSKQAKKVFQETAKSGDSPKKIVKDLGMEQISDVGTLTQFVTEALDENPQSIEDFKNGKDKAIGFLVGQIMKKSKGQANPPLVNKILMEEINKR
- a CDS encoding metallophosphoesterase gives rise to the protein MTIIQCFATSDVHNGIPNYDYRFKQVTKEGLSVLMDQIKERDKEKSLLLDNGDFLQGDIIGNMSFDHFKKDDQDSPNELIQYMNKVGYDVIALGNHEFNYGLDYLQYTMNHLNATVVNSNVTYEQTNEHFTTPYVIRSLQVDESTRPLKIGIYSVVPEQILNWDKFNLEGILNVESMYQCSQNMSKQLKEQHQCDLVVCLAHTGMQLNLKEDIHHENQAHLIAKDEYLDGIVFGHTHEQFPGLYYDGLDEVDNDKSLIHNTLAVQPLSSGRSIGVLNFDVSYDATTDRYMIRDQFTEHIMSDHEGTDIPHDVLRLHEVLLQYVDEPVTQIEEPVMSYTHQITPNETTFTIAKATYRYVNEMLDILDKDIPVISSQALFKGGRDGIKDFIHMTPPTLTMLDAINLYKHENNLAVVKVNKKQLKEWMEFSNGHLTVEDEQYIVKPGFPTYNCDIFYGLNYSINLDKPRRYNSKGIQESDHERVQNIELSTVLNDKEDNSTEIFDDYDEFYVITNEYRINTFEPLKSCTNLVEHPVPINKIVLNDVKKYGLSKLRQLPIQYHYNQYPGKLYMYVPTISLDVIDKSFKLDDHGELWSKVYKEI
- the gatA gene encoding Asp-tRNA(Asn)/Glu-tRNA(Gln) amidotransferase subunit GatA; the encoded protein is MMRYDSIEQLHEKLVNQEVTVSELTSVFLDAIEQDDQTINSFLYVNKDKALEAAKALDELQSEGKVTNPLFGIPAGIKDNIVTKNIETTCASKILEGFIPVYDATVMNKLNEVNAVNLGKLNLDEFAMGGSTETSYYKKTVNPFDHKAVPGGSSGGSAAAVAKSLVPYSLGSDTGGSVRQPAAYCGIVGMKPTYGRVSRFGLVAFASSLDQIGPMTRSVKDNAYVLNAISGYDKHDSTSANVEVPDFTQKIGQDIKNLKIAVPKEYLGEGVSDEVKANIQDALETFKSLGATVDEVSLPHSKYGLPAYYILASSEASSNLARFDGIHYGYQAEGVESLEELYKKTRSIGFGDEVKRRIMLGTYSLSAGHFDAYYTKAQKIRTLIKEDFDKVFNEYDIIVGPTAPTPAFDLGEQVEDNLTMYANDLLTIPVNLAGLPAISIPSGLSENDRPIGLQIIGKAFDESTIYQVAHAFETQFNLHDHYKKLNQ
- the gatC gene encoding Asp-tRNA(Asn)/Glu-tRNA(Gln) amidotransferase subunit GatC; translated protein: MEHINKEQVKHVAHLSKIEINDQDAEKFSEQLEKIMSFADQLDEVDTEGVKPTYHVLDLVNVFRDDAVVDPLSQEDALSNAHSTIDGQFKVPQVMNDSE